A stretch of the Bacillus licheniformis DSM 13 = ATCC 14580 genome encodes the following:
- the lipA gene encoding lipoyl synthase — translation MAKKDEHLRKPEWLKIKLNTNENYTGLKKLMRENNLHTVCEEAKCPNIHECWAVRRTATFMILGSVCTRACRFCAVKTGLPTELDLNEPERVADSVSIMNLKHAVITAVARDDLKDGGAGVFAETVRAVRRKSPFTTIEVLPSDMGGDYNNLKTLMDTRPDILNHNIETVRRLTPRVRARATYERSLEFLRRAKEMQPDIPTKSSIMIGLGETKEEIIETMDDLLANNVDIMAIGQYLQPSKKHIKVQKYYHPDEFAELKEIAMEKGFSHCEAGPLVRSSYHADEQVNEASKKRQAQA, via the coding sequence TTGGCAAAGAAAGACGAGCACCTAAGAAAGCCCGAATGGCTTAAAATCAAGCTGAACACGAATGAAAACTATACGGGCTTAAAAAAATTAATGCGGGAAAACAACCTCCATACGGTCTGCGAAGAGGCAAAATGCCCGAACATCCACGAATGCTGGGCCGTCAGACGTACCGCGACCTTTATGATTCTCGGATCTGTCTGTACGAGAGCCTGCCGCTTCTGTGCGGTGAAGACGGGGCTGCCGACAGAGCTTGACTTGAATGAGCCGGAAAGAGTCGCAGATTCTGTGAGCATCATGAACCTGAAACACGCGGTCATTACAGCCGTTGCCCGTGACGATTTAAAAGACGGAGGAGCGGGGGTATTCGCCGAAACCGTACGCGCCGTCCGGAGAAAAAGCCCATTTACAACAATCGAAGTTCTGCCGTCCGATATGGGCGGAGACTATAATAATTTGAAAACGCTGATGGATACGCGTCCGGACATTTTAAACCATAATATTGAAACGGTCCGCCGCCTGACGCCGAGAGTCCGTGCGAGAGCTACATATGAAAGATCATTGGAATTTTTGCGCCGCGCCAAAGAGATGCAGCCGGACATCCCGACGAAATCCAGCATCATGATCGGTCTTGGCGAAACAAAAGAAGAAATCATCGAAACAATGGACGACCTTCTTGCGAACAACGTCGACATCATGGCAATCGGCCAGTATCTGCAGCCGTCCAAAAAACACATTAAAGTACAGAAATATTACCATCCTGACGAGTTTGCCGAACTGAAAGAAATCGCCATGGAAAAGGGCTTCAGCCACTGTGAAGCAGGACCGCTCGTCCGTTCTTCATACCATGCCGACGAACAGGTGAATGAAGCGTCTAAAAAACGCCAGGCGCAGGCATAA
- a CDS encoding M23 family metallopeptidase, translated as MKAVLSVLILLLLILQPCALAKEKKEPDLQKRMALYHKTEAATHIPWYVFAAVDQYEINIRKNRKDLPKQKGHTGIYIPQSVWSGPENPNPKDTSPLSIKVFDGIGMDGNGDGLAEPDQDEDVLYTFGQYLLTYGRDIENIRIGLWEFYERDQTVGIISGFIRLFQKYGHIDLGKHAFPLPVRSDYSYRSTWGDARGFGGRRIHEGTDLFAHYGLPVRSTCYGIVEMKGWNRFGGWRIGIRDINNTYHYFAHLNGFTKGLKVGEIVEPGQVIGSVGATGYGPPGTSGKFPPHLHYGMYKDNGRTEWSFDPYPHLKAWERKELRKKK; from the coding sequence GTGAAAGCTGTATTATCCGTTCTCATCCTCCTTTTGCTCATCTTGCAGCCGTGCGCTCTTGCAAAGGAGAAAAAAGAGCCCGATCTGCAAAAGAGAATGGCCCTTTATCATAAGACAGAAGCCGCAACCCATATTCCTTGGTATGTTTTCGCGGCAGTCGACCAATACGAAATCAATATCCGCAAAAACCGCAAAGACTTGCCGAAGCAAAAAGGGCACACCGGGATATATATTCCGCAAAGCGTGTGGAGCGGACCTGAAAACCCCAATCCTAAAGATACATCGCCGCTCAGCATCAAGGTTTTTGACGGAATTGGAATGGACGGAAACGGAGACGGACTCGCAGAACCGGATCAGGATGAAGACGTCCTTTATACGTTTGGACAATACTTGTTGACATACGGAAGGGACATTGAAAATATCCGCATCGGTCTGTGGGAGTTTTACGAAAGGGATCAGACGGTCGGCATCATATCAGGCTTTATCAGGCTTTTTCAAAAATACGGCCACATTGATTTGGGCAAGCACGCCTTTCCCCTTCCCGTAAGATCAGATTACAGCTATAGAAGCACATGGGGAGATGCCCGCGGATTCGGGGGCAGACGCATTCACGAAGGGACGGATTTGTTCGCCCATTACGGCCTCCCCGTCCGGTCGACATGCTACGGCATTGTGGAAATGAAAGGCTGGAACCGTTTCGGCGGATGGCGGATCGGAATCAGAGACATCAACAATACGTACCATTATTTCGCTCATTTGAACGGTTTCACAAAAGGCTTGAAAGTGGGAGAAATCGTCGAGCCCGGCCAGGTGATCGGCTCAGTTGGAGCGACGGGATACGGGCCGCCGGGAACATCGGGAAAATTCCCGCCCCACCTTCACTACGGCATGTATAAAGACAATGGAAGAACAGAGTGGTCTTTTGACCCTTATCCTCATTTAAAGGCATGGGAACGGAAGGAACTTCGAAAGAAAAAATAA
- a CDS encoding methionine/alanine import family NSS transporter small subunit, translated as MNGASIAMMVIGIVIIWGGLAASIINAVVKSKKSQAG; from the coding sequence ATGAACGGCGCATCTATAGCAATGATGGTGATCGGCATCGTCATTATTTGGGGAGGATTGGCCGCAAGCATTATCAATGCGGTTGTGAAAAGCAAGAAAAGCCAGGCCGGCTAA
- a CDS encoding sodium-dependent transporter, which yields MDNRPQWGTRAGFILAAVGSAIGLGNIWRFPAVAYENGGGAFFLPYLFALLTAGIPLLIMEFTIGHKYRGSAPLSYARMGKGKEWIGWWQVAISFVISTYYAVIVAWAISYTVFSFNLGWGKNTENFLMNKYLNRIDIGGGAIGQFGGFVPGVLIPLAIVWIVSLGILFAGVKKGIEIANRIFIPLLVVLFFIIVIYSITLDGAAQGLNAFFTPDWSQITNGKVWVAAYGQIFFSLSIAFAIMITYSSYLPKKSDITNNAFITGFGNSSFELLAGIGVFSALGFMAAQQGVPVKEVVSSGIGLAFVVFPQIINEFPAFNAFFGFLFFGSLVLAGLTSLISISETYVAAIQDKFNVPRRKAVLFGGGAAALCSLVFATKGGLFFLDAADYFINNFGVALAGLIEVVAIAWFAKELKALQAHANSVSDIQLGAWWRICLSVVTPIVLGYMMFDNIKTNITTAYGDLPVEFLLKWGWCVAFGAIAAGFILSLSKWKNGLAYTPFQHDKEVSS from the coding sequence ATGGATAATCGTCCGCAATGGGGAACAAGAGCGGGTTTTATTTTAGCAGCCGTCGGTTCTGCGATCGGTTTGGGGAATATTTGGAGATTCCCGGCAGTAGCTTATGAAAACGGGGGAGGCGCGTTCTTTCTGCCATATTTGTTCGCGCTCTTGACAGCAGGAATTCCTCTTCTCATCATGGAATTTACAATCGGTCATAAATACAGAGGCTCAGCCCCGCTGTCCTATGCCAGGATGGGGAAAGGGAAGGAATGGATCGGCTGGTGGCAGGTCGCCATCTCATTTGTCATCTCGACGTATTATGCCGTTATCGTGGCATGGGCCATTTCTTACACTGTCTTTTCATTCAATTTAGGTTGGGGTAAAAATACAGAAAATTTCCTAATGAATAAATATTTAAACAGAATTGATATCGGGGGAGGAGCCATCGGCCAATTCGGCGGCTTCGTGCCGGGCGTCCTGATTCCGCTCGCGATTGTATGGATTGTTTCATTGGGGATTTTATTTGCCGGAGTCAAAAAAGGAATCGAAATCGCGAACCGCATTTTCATTCCGCTGCTTGTGGTCTTATTTTTTATCATTGTCATTTATTCGATAACACTTGATGGGGCTGCACAAGGACTGAATGCCTTTTTCACGCCTGATTGGAGCCAGATTACAAACGGAAAAGTGTGGGTGGCGGCCTACGGCCAAATTTTCTTCAGTCTGTCGATTGCGTTTGCCATCATGATTACGTATTCCAGCTATTTGCCGAAAAAATCCGATATTACAAACAATGCGTTTATCACCGGCTTTGGGAACTCGTCATTTGAACTGCTGGCCGGAATCGGGGTATTCAGTGCGCTGGGCTTTATGGCTGCGCAGCAAGGCGTTCCAGTCAAAGAAGTCGTCTCTTCGGGAATCGGTTTGGCGTTCGTCGTCTTCCCGCAAATCATCAATGAGTTTCCGGCGTTTAATGCGTTTTTCGGATTTTTATTCTTTGGCTCGCTCGTTTTGGCAGGTCTGACATCTCTCATTTCTATCTCTGAAACATATGTTGCCGCGATTCAGGATAAATTCAACGTTCCGCGGCGGAAAGCCGTCCTGTTCGGCGGAGGGGCTGCTGCATTGTGTTCGCTCGTATTTGCGACGAAAGGCGGACTGTTCTTCCTCGATGCGGCCGATTACTTTATCAACAATTTCGGAGTGGCGCTTGCCGGATTGATCGAAGTCGTTGCGATTGCATGGTTTGCGAAAGAGCTGAAAGCTCTGCAGGCTCACGCCAATTCGGTTTCCGACATTCAGCTCGGCGCTTGGTGGAGAATCTGCCTGAGCGTCGTCACCCCGATTGTTCTGGGGTATATGATGTTTGATAATATCAAGACGAATATCACAACAGCCTATGGCGACCTGCCGGTTGAATTCCTCCTGAAATGGGGATGGTGCGTCGCTTTTGGAGCGATCGCAGCCGGATTTATCCTTTCGCTTTCAAAATGGAAGAATGGGCTGGCATATACGCCATTTCAACATGACAAGGAGGTTTCCTCATGA
- the yunB gene encoding sporulation protein YunB, with protein sequence MRRLRGPLSKRGPLPLRYVMLLSFIFFIFSTAVSLLIINSSIKPTLLNIAEMETNRIATHVIQEAVEDYMSQDENVKNLVEMKTNENGKVTTIDFNSHGLSGMHSKITKQLHEKLKETETEEFNSSAKTPEGKNDGVIYNIPLGQATGNSLLGNLGPKIPVRFNVVGDVFTDFKQSVEPYGINNALINVGVLVEVKVRVVIPFATKTAVVKNTIPATIQAVHGEVPDFYSGNGSQTAPSIQIPSKDEKTEQKKEQKE encoded by the coding sequence TTGCGAAGACTTCGCGGCCCTCTGTCAAAAAGAGGACCTTTGCCTTTGCGATATGTCATGCTGCTTTCGTTTATATTTTTTATTTTTTCAACGGCCGTCAGCCTGTTGATTATCAACTCATCCATCAAACCGACCCTTCTGAACATCGCTGAAATGGAAACGAACCGGATTGCGACCCACGTCATCCAGGAAGCCGTCGAGGATTATATGAGCCAAGATGAAAATGTGAAAAATCTAGTAGAAATGAAGACGAATGAAAATGGAAAAGTAACAACAATTGATTTCAACTCTCATGGTCTTAGTGGTATGCATTCGAAAATTACGAAACAACTTCACGAAAAGCTGAAGGAAACAGAAACAGAAGAATTTAATTCTTCTGCGAAAACTCCCGAAGGTAAGAATGATGGTGTAATCTATAATATTCCTCTGGGTCAGGCAACGGGAAACTCGCTTCTTGGAAACCTGGGGCCGAAAATACCTGTACGGTTTAATGTTGTGGGGGATGTCTTTACAGATTTTAAGCAAAGTGTCGAGCCATATGGTATTAATAATGCATTAATAAATGTCGGTGTGCTTGTCGAAGTCAAGGTCCGTGTCGTCATACCGTTTGCGACAAAAACGGCGGTTGTCAAAAATACGATTCCGGCAACGATTCAAGCTGTGCACGGAGAAGTACCCGACTTCTACAGCGGCAACGGCAGCCAAACGGCGCCATCGATTCAGATCCCTTCAAAGGATGAAAAAACAGAGCAAAAAAAGGAACAAAAAGAGTAA
- a CDS encoding YunC family protein — protein MVNLTPIMIEDQPFTAVTVKLPKTNFMAVTNDHGYIMCGALDVALLNDKLKERKIVAARAVGVRTIDQLLEAPLESVTDAAGELGIHPGMSGKEALLKMVK, from the coding sequence ATGGTAAATTTAACTCCGATCATGATAGAAGATCAGCCGTTTACGGCTGTAACGGTCAAACTGCCGAAAACGAACTTTATGGCGGTAACCAATGACCATGGATATATTATGTGCGGAGCGCTTGATGTCGCCCTGCTGAATGATAAATTAAAAGAACGGAAAATCGTCGCCGCCAGAGCCGTCGGCGTGCGGACGATCGATCAGCTTCTCGAAGCCCCGCTCGAATCTGTAACCGATGCGGCCGGAGAGCTCGGCATTCATCCCGGAATGAGCGGAAAAGAAGCCCTTTTAAAAATGGTGAAATAA
- a CDS encoding bifunctional metallophosphatase/5'-nucleotidase: MTEKLHIYHTNDLHSHFENWPKIVDYIQTQRQKHEEQGEEVLLFDLGDHVDRFHPISEATFGKANVELLNRLQYDAATIGNNEGITLPHQELDTLYDNAQFPVVVSNLFDGEGKRPGWAAPYLLKKVKSGATLAILGVTVPYYPIYRQLGWTVTDAFESIGEMLSEIKEKADTVILLSHLGILDDQRVAEAFPEIDLILGSHTHHLLEEGMMKDGVMLACAEKYGNYVGHVELTYNGALENITATVMKTADWNEESEETIRFLKEKEREAGHLLEEEIATLDNTLETAWFRRSALPQMLADALKEWCEAEIGMVNSGIVLESLSQGPVTKADVHRICPHPINPVKLKLTGRELKEVILHASSEQTEKLRIKGLGFRGEVMGKMLYAGLDPEKLSVNGADIEDDAFYTLATIDMFTLGTLFPVIRDAEDIDYFMPEFLRDLLAWKLKKANRS, encoded by the coding sequence ATGACGGAAAAGCTCCATATCTACCATACGAACGATTTGCACAGCCATTTTGAAAACTGGCCGAAAATCGTCGATTACATTCAGACACAAAGACAGAAACATGAAGAGCAGGGGGAAGAAGTGCTTTTGTTCGACCTCGGCGATCATGTCGACAGATTCCATCCGATATCTGAGGCTACCTTCGGAAAAGCGAATGTGGAGCTGTTGAACCGTCTGCAGTATGATGCTGCAACGATCGGGAACAATGAAGGAATTACACTGCCGCATCAGGAGTTGGATACACTTTATGACAACGCTCAGTTTCCTGTCGTTGTCTCCAATTTGTTTGACGGAGAAGGGAAGAGGCCCGGCTGGGCAGCGCCGTATTTGCTCAAAAAGGTGAAGAGCGGCGCAACTCTTGCCATTCTCGGTGTGACAGTCCCGTACTATCCGATCTATCGCCAGCTTGGCTGGACGGTTACAGACGCATTTGAAAGCATCGGAGAGATGCTAAGTGAAATCAAAGAAAAAGCCGACACTGTCATCCTTCTTTCACACCTTGGCATTTTGGACGATCAGCGCGTCGCGGAGGCTTTTCCCGAAATCGACCTGATCCTCGGCTCCCACACCCATCACCTGCTTGAAGAAGGGATGATGAAAGACGGCGTTATGCTGGCCTGCGCGGAAAAGTACGGGAACTATGTCGGTCATGTTGAACTGACATATAACGGAGCGCTTGAGAACATCACAGCAACCGTCATGAAGACGGCAGATTGGAATGAAGAATCAGAGGAGACGATTCGTTTTCTGAAGGAAAAAGAGAGAGAAGCCGGACATCTCCTTGAAGAGGAAATTGCGACATTGGACAACACCCTTGAAACCGCCTGGTTCCGCAGAAGCGCCCTTCCGCAAATGCTGGCAGATGCCTTAAAGGAATGGTGTGAGGCGGAAATCGGGATGGTCAACTCAGGCATTGTGCTGGAGTCTCTTTCACAAGGTCCGGTGACGAAAGCCGATGTTCACCGCATCTGTCCGCATCCGATTAATCCGGTCAAACTGAAGCTGACGGGACGAGAGCTGAAAGAGGTCATCCTCCATGCATCATCAGAACAAACCGAGAAGCTGCGCATTAAAGGGCTCGGTTTTCGCGGCGAAGTGATGGGGAAGATGCTGTATGCCGGCCTTGACCCGGAAAAGCTCTCCGTCAACGGAGCGGACATTGAAGATGATGCGTTCTACACGCTCGCCACGATTGATATGTTTACACTCGGAACGCTGTTTCCTGTTATCCGCGATGCGGAAGATATTGACTACTTTATGCCTGAATTCCTGCGCGATCTGCTCGCCTGGAAGCTGAAAAAAGCAAACCGGTCCTAA
- a CDS encoding sulfite exporter TauE/SafE family protein, with translation MEYLILIILGFIAGTIGSLVGLGGGIVIVPSLLFLAGLPTLFDHVTPQMAVGTSLVVIIFTGLSSTIAYMKYKTVDYKSGLIFFIGSGPGSIVGAHVSTYFSSDSFSLWFGIFMILISLSLMIKKRVKPAEKKHTGVIRTFTGDEGQEYTYSYHPLAGIAIAFFVGFLGGLFGIGGGSLMVPAMILLFLFPTRVAVATSMFIIFLSSVAGSAGHVISGHVNWLYALALIPGAWFGGQLGAYINKKMQTKTIVLIMRFVLILIGIRLIYQGVFS, from the coding sequence ATGGAATATCTTATCTTGATCATACTCGGGTTTATCGCGGGAACCATCGGCAGTCTTGTCGGGCTCGGCGGAGGGATCGTCATCGTTCCCTCGCTCCTTTTTCTGGCGGGGCTGCCGACGCTGTTTGACCATGTGACACCGCAGATGGCGGTCGGCACATCGCTGGTCGTCATCATATTCACAGGGCTTTCTTCAACGATTGCGTATATGAAGTATAAAACCGTTGACTATAAAAGCGGCCTTATTTTTTTCATCGGCTCGGGGCCGGGCAGCATCGTCGGTGCCCATGTATCGACATATTTTAGCTCAGACTCGTTTTCTCTATGGTTCGGGATTTTTATGATCCTCATTTCCCTTTCCTTAATGATAAAGAAAAGGGTGAAACCTGCCGAGAAAAAGCATACGGGCGTTATCAGAACGTTCACAGGTGATGAAGGACAGGAATATACGTATTCATACCATCCTTTAGCCGGAATCGCGATCGCCTTTTTTGTGGGCTTTCTCGGCGGGCTTTTCGGCATCGGAGGCGGCTCGCTGATGGTGCCGGCGATGATTCTTCTGTTTTTATTTCCGACAAGGGTCGCCGTTGCGACATCGATGTTTATCATTTTCCTTTCATCTGTCGCGGGCTCTGCCGGCCATGTCATCTCGGGACATGTCAACTGGCTTTATGCGCTTGCATTGATCCCGGGCGCCTGGTTTGGCGGACAGCTCGGCGCCTACATTAACAAAAAGATGCAGACAAAGACGATCGTATTGATCATGCGGTTCGTATTGATTCTCATCGGAATCAGATTAATCTATCAAGGCGTGTTTAGTTAA
- a CDS encoding DUF72 domain-containing protein has product MIYIGLTGWGDHDSLYPPKTSSQNKLIHYSSHFPIVELDASFYAIQPERNNEKWVKETPETFQFIVKAYQGMTGHQRGEIPFETKDDMFAAFKLSLTPYIKAGKLAMVLFQFPPWFDCKKENVNYLRWVKEKMGDIPCALEFRHRSWFMPQFYDKTLAFMEEQQWIHSICDEPQAGEGSIPTVLHATDSRKTLVRFHGRNKEGWLRPSSGQNWREVRYLYLYNEQELKDWKRNLELLEQQSKNVYVLFNNNSGGDAAQNGKQMMELLNIEYKGLTPRQLDLFS; this is encoded by the coding sequence TTGATTTATATTGGATTAACAGGATGGGGGGATCATGACAGCCTGTATCCGCCCAAGACAAGCAGTCAAAACAAGCTGATCCACTATTCATCGCATTTTCCGATCGTCGAGCTTGATGCGAGCTTTTACGCGATACAGCCCGAGCGGAACAATGAAAAGTGGGTAAAGGAGACGCCGGAAACCTTTCAGTTTATCGTTAAGGCATATCAGGGAATGACAGGGCATCAGCGCGGGGAAATCCCCTTTGAAACGAAAGACGACATGTTTGCTGCTTTTAAGCTCTCATTAACGCCATACATAAAAGCGGGTAAGCTGGCGATGGTCCTCTTTCAGTTTCCGCCATGGTTTGATTGCAAGAAAGAAAACGTCAATTACTTAAGATGGGTAAAAGAGAAAATGGGAGATATCCCGTGTGCGCTTGAATTCAGGCATAGGTCATGGTTTATGCCCCAGTTTTACGACAAAACGCTCGCTTTTATGGAGGAGCAGCAATGGATTCACAGCATTTGCGATGAACCCCAGGCGGGCGAAGGCAGCATCCCGACTGTTCTTCACGCGACTGACAGCCGGAAAACGCTCGTCCGTTTTCACGGCCGCAACAAGGAAGGCTGGTTAAGGCCATCTTCCGGTCAAAATTGGCGTGAGGTCAGATATTTGTATTTATATAATGAACAAGAATTAAAAGACTGGAAAAGAAACCTTGAGCTGCTTGAACAGCAGTCGAAAAACGTTTACGTGCTGTTTAATAACAATTCGGGCGGTGATGCGGCTCAAAACGGTAAGCAAATGATGGAGCTGCTCAACATTGAATACAAAGGGCTTACGCCAAGGCAGCTCGATTTATTCAGCTAG
- a CDS encoding TetR/AcrR family transcriptional regulator has translation MPKIVDHEKQKEKIAEAVWNVIHRDGLEQCTVRNVAKEAGLSAGSMRHYFPHQSELFIYSMRLVANRVKTRIENMTFNGTPAENVKQLLFQLMPLDEERKLEMEAWYAFTAKSLSDPELKPLRKEMNEGIYSACKSAVEILVKTEKKTGIDVLKETEHLYALVDGLALHLIMAPERLTAERIDTVLAGYLRSLE, from the coding sequence ATGCCAAAAATAGTTGATCACGAAAAACAAAAAGAAAAAATTGCCGAAGCGGTGTGGAATGTGATTCACAGAGATGGACTTGAACAATGCACCGTCAGAAATGTCGCTAAGGAAGCCGGACTTTCGGCCGGGTCGATGCGCCATTATTTTCCTCATCAGTCTGAGCTTTTCATTTATTCAATGAGGCTTGTGGCAAACCGGGTCAAAACGCGTATCGAAAACATGACATTTAACGGTACACCGGCTGAAAACGTCAAACAGCTTCTTTTTCAGCTTATGCCTCTTGATGAAGAGCGAAAACTGGAAATGGAGGCATGGTATGCATTTACAGCCAAATCGCTCAGCGATCCGGAGCTCAAACCGTTGAGAAAGGAGATGAATGAAGGCATTTATTCAGCCTGCAAATCGGCTGTTGAAATACTGGTAAAAACCGAAAAAAAGACCGGGATCGATGTTCTTAAGGAAACCGAGCATCTATACGCCCTTGTCGACGGGCTGGCGCTTCATTTGATCATGGCCCCTGAAAGGCTGACGGCTGAAAGGATCGATACTGTATTGGCGGGTTATTTAAGATCGTTGGAATAG
- a CDS encoding pyridoxal-phosphate-dependent aminotransferase family protein gives MTIGEMNIPKRTIMTPGPVEVHPRVLRALSSPVLGQFDPAFTDMMNDVMALLRQIFRTTNKWAFPIDGTSRAGLEAVLASLIKPGDRVLIPIFGRFGYLLAEICERYQADVYTMECPWGDVFEPKEVISEIKRTKPEIVAVVHGETSTGCIQPLEEIGRACRELDVLCVVDAVATIGGTDVNTDEWCLDAVVGGTQKCLSVPSGMAPITFNSRVEKRINERKKVERGIATREDIVLETGRLPISSNYFDLGMLMDYWSPRRLNHHTEATSMLYGLREGARVVLEEGLRERFSRHRLHETALIKGIKAMGLELFTEGRKKLPTVTCVKVPDRVDADLVRKMMLDDFGVEIASSFGPLAGKIWRIGTMGYSCRKENVLFTLAALEAVLIRTGASVSPGNALQAALDFYHE, from the coding sequence ATGACAATTGGCGAAATGAATATTCCGAAACGGACAATTATGACTCCCGGTCCTGTCGAGGTTCATCCGAGAGTGCTGAGGGCGCTTTCCTCACCTGTACTGGGACAGTTCGATCCTGCATTTACAGACATGATGAACGACGTCATGGCGCTGCTTCGGCAGATTTTCCGAACGACAAATAAATGGGCATTCCCGATAGACGGGACATCGCGGGCCGGGCTTGAAGCCGTCCTTGCCAGTCTCATCAAACCGGGGGACAGGGTGCTCATTCCCATTTTCGGACGGTTCGGCTATCTGCTTGCCGAGATTTGCGAACGGTACCAGGCTGATGTTTATACAATGGAATGCCCGTGGGGAGACGTTTTTGAACCGAAAGAGGTCATCTCCGAAATCAAACGGACGAAACCGGAGATTGTTGCGGTTGTGCACGGCGAGACATCGACGGGATGCATTCAGCCGCTCGAAGAAATTGGCCGGGCCTGCCGGGAGCTTGATGTGCTTTGTGTAGTCGATGCGGTGGCTACAATCGGCGGCACGGATGTCAATACGGATGAATGGTGTCTTGACGCGGTCGTCGGCGGTACGCAAAAGTGTTTATCCGTTCCTTCAGGTATGGCGCCGATCACATTTAACAGCCGGGTTGAAAAGCGCATCAATGAAAGGAAAAAGGTAGAACGGGGCATTGCCACAAGAGAAGATATCGTGCTTGAAACGGGACGCTTGCCGATTTCCAGCAATTATTTTGACCTCGGCATGCTGATGGATTATTGGAGCCCGAGGCGCCTTAATCATCATACAGAAGCGACTTCGATGCTGTACGGCTTGCGCGAAGGAGCGCGGGTCGTTCTTGAGGAAGGGCTCCGCGAGCGATTCTCAAGACACCGGCTCCATGAAACAGCACTAATCAAGGGCATCAAAGCGATGGGACTCGAATTGTTTACGGAAGGCCGGAAAAAGCTGCCGACCGTCACTTGTGTGAAAGTTCCTGATCGGGTTGACGCAGATCTTGTCAGGAAGATGATGCTTGACGACTTCGGCGTCGAAATCGCCAGCTCTTTCGGGCCGCTGGCCGGAAAGATATGGAGAATCGGAACGATGGGATACAGCTGCCGGAAAGAAAATGTTCTTTTTACATTGGCTGCTCTCGAAGCTGTTCTCATTCGCACAGGTGCTTCAGTATCGCCGGGAAATGCGCTTCAGGCGGCACTGGATTTCTATCATGAGTAG